In Pseudomonas fluorescens, the following are encoded in one genomic region:
- a CDS encoding cell division protein FtsQ/DivIB: protein MQGAQLRHQPTAPTGRKPVPRGASRMVAKEPMSARLPKANFGFLKSLFWPVVLVALGFGTYEGATRLLPYADRPITKINVQGDLSYISQQAVQQRIAPYVASSFFTIDLASMRTELETMPWIAHAEVRRVWPDQVVIRLEEQLPVARWGDESLLNNQGQAFTPRELANYEHLPQLFGPQRAQQQVMQQYQVLSQMLRPLGFSIARLELRDRGSWFLTTGPGSAGPGIELLLGRGNQVEKMRRFIAIYDKTLKEQITNIARIDLRYANGLAVGWREPVAPTAAQPAVAKN, encoded by the coding sequence GACCGGCCGCAAGCCGGTACCGCGGGGTGCCAGCCGAATGGTGGCCAAAGAGCCGATGTCCGCGCGCCTGCCGAAAGCCAATTTCGGCTTTCTGAAAAGCCTGTTCTGGCCGGTAGTGCTGGTGGCTTTGGGGTTCGGTACTTACGAAGGCGCGACACGGCTGTTGCCGTATGCCGACCGGCCGATCACCAAAATCAACGTGCAGGGCGACTTGAGTTACATCAGCCAGCAAGCAGTGCAGCAGCGGATCGCCCCTTACGTGGCGTCGAGCTTCTTCACCATCGACCTGGCGAGCATGCGCACCGAGCTGGAAACGATGCCATGGATTGCCCACGCCGAAGTGCGCCGGGTGTGGCCGGATCAAGTGGTGATCCGCCTGGAAGAACAACTGCCGGTGGCCCGTTGGGGCGACGAGTCGCTGTTGAACAATCAGGGTCAGGCCTTCACCCCGCGCGAGCTGGCGAACTACGAACACTTGCCTCAGCTGTTCGGCCCGCAGCGAGCTCAACAGCAAGTGATGCAGCAATACCAGGTGCTGAGTCAGATGCTCAGGCCGCTGGGCTTCTCGATAGCTCGCCTGGAACTGCGTGATCGCGGCAGCTGGTTCCTGACCACCGGCCCCGGCAGCGCGGGTCCCGGGATCGAACTGCTGCTGGGACGCGGCAACCAGGTGGAAAAGATGCGCCGTTTCATCGCCATCTATGACAAGACGCTCAAAGAACAGATTACGAACATTGCGCGCATCGATCTGCGCTACGCCAACGGCCTCGCTGTTGGCTGGCGGGAACCTGTAGCGCCCACGGCAGCCCAACCCGCTGTCGCGAAGAATTAA